One Streptomyces sp. CNQ-509 DNA window includes the following coding sequences:
- the ftsZ gene encoding cell division protein FtsZ: MAAPQNYLAVIKVVGIGGGGVNAINRMIEVGLKGVEFIAINTDAQALLMSDADVKLDVGRELTRGLGAGANPDVGRKAAEDHREEIEEVLKGADMVFVTAGEGGGTGTGGAPVVANIARSLGALTIGVVTRPFTFEGRRRANQAEDGIAALRDEVDTLIVIPNDRLLSISDRQVSVLDAFRSADQVLLSGVQGITDLITTPGLINLDFADVKSVMSEAGSALMGIGSARGDDRAVAAAEMAISSPLLEASIDGARGVLLSISGGSDLGLFEINEAAQLVSEAAHPEANIIFGAVIDDALGDEVRVTVIAAGFDGGQLPSKNRDKVLGSYGGRDEAPAESVADPGPARSTEPERPAFGGLGSLSGDSTADSAPAPVPPAATPQVPAARPYQDSEAEELDVPDFLK; this comes from the coding sequence GTGGCAGCACCACAGAACTACCTCGCGGTCATCAAGGTCGTCGGTATCGGCGGCGGTGGCGTCAACGCCATCAACAGGATGATCGAGGTCGGTCTCAAGGGCGTCGAGTTCATCGCGATCAACACCGACGCGCAGGCACTGCTGATGAGCGACGCGGACGTCAAGCTCGACGTCGGTCGCGAGCTGACCCGCGGACTCGGCGCGGGCGCCAACCCGGATGTCGGCCGCAAGGCCGCCGAGGACCACCGGGAGGAGATCGAGGAGGTGCTCAAGGGCGCCGACATGGTCTTCGTCACGGCCGGCGAGGGCGGTGGCACCGGCACCGGGGGCGCGCCCGTCGTGGCGAACATCGCCCGCTCGCTGGGCGCGCTCACCATCGGCGTCGTGACCCGCCCGTTCACCTTCGAGGGCCGGCGCCGCGCGAACCAGGCCGAGGACGGCATCGCCGCGCTGCGCGACGAGGTCGACACCCTCATCGTGATCCCCAACGACCGGCTGCTGTCGATCTCCGATCGCCAGGTGAGCGTCCTCGACGCCTTCCGCTCCGCGGACCAGGTGCTGCTCTCCGGTGTCCAGGGCATCACCGACCTCATCACCACCCCGGGCCTGATCAACCTGGACTTCGCGGACGTCAAGTCCGTGATGTCGGAGGCAGGTTCCGCGCTCATGGGCATCGGCTCGGCGCGCGGCGACGACCGCGCGGTGGCCGCGGCCGAGATGGCGATCTCCTCGCCGCTGCTGGAGGCGTCCATCGACGGCGCCCGCGGTGTGCTGCTCTCCATCTCCGGCGGCTCGGACCTCGGGCTCTTCGAGATCAACGAGGCGGCCCAGCTCGTCAGCGAGGCGGCCCACCCGGAGGCGAACATCATCTTCGGCGCCGTGATCGACGACGCCCTCGGCGACGAGGTGCGCGTCACGGTCATCGCCGCGGGCTTCGACGGCGGCCAACTGCCGTCGAAGAACCGGGACAAGGTCCTCGGCTCGTACGGCGGGCGCGACGAGGCCCCGGCCGAGTCGGTCGCGGACCCCGGGCCCGCCCGGTCCACGGAGCCCGAGCGCCCCGCGTTCGGCGGCCTCGGTTCCCTCTCCGGCGACAGCACCGCAGACAGCGCCCCTGCGCCCGTCCCCCCGGCCGCCACGCCGCAGGTGCCGGCGGCCCGGCCGTACCAGGACAGCGAGGCCGAGGAGCTGGACGTGCCGGACTTCCTCAAGTGA
- a CDS encoding cell division protein FtsQ/DivIB, with the protein MAGAVREKAAAGREERGGGAGPSGPPAARWPAGGRGRLRPPRRRVVVAVLLAVIVLGGFAVWALYGSNWLRVERVTVSGTDVLSADEVLDAARVSEDVPMATVDTDAVEARLAAELPRIGTVDVDRVWPHRIAVQVTERQPAVLLRKGESFVEVDDEGVRFATVRTAPENVPIVEMQVADSPSLDRFGRQRLRESAVRVAGALSESVRRDTRTILVRSYDSVTLELSGGRTVLWGSAERGAAKSKALAAVMKAERDARYFDVSVPSAPAASSS; encoded by the coding sequence ATGGCCGGAGCGGTCCGTGAGAAGGCGGCGGCCGGCCGCGAGGAGCGCGGCGGCGGTGCCGGGCCGAGCGGCCCGCCCGCCGCCCGGTGGCCGGCCGGCGGCCGCGGCCGGCTGCGGCCGCCGCGCCGCCGGGTGGTGGTCGCCGTGCTGCTGGCGGTGATCGTGCTCGGCGGGTTCGCCGTCTGGGCCCTGTACGGCTCGAACTGGCTGCGGGTGGAGCGGGTCACGGTCTCCGGCACCGACGTGCTCAGCGCCGACGAGGTGCTGGACGCGGCCCGGGTCTCCGAGGACGTGCCGATGGCCACCGTCGACACGGACGCGGTCGAGGCGCGGCTGGCGGCCGAGTTGCCGCGTATCGGCACCGTGGACGTCGACCGGGTCTGGCCGCACCGGATCGCGGTGCAGGTCACCGAGCGGCAGCCGGCGGTGCTGTTGCGCAAGGGGGAGTCTTTCGTGGAAGTCGACGACGAGGGTGTGCGGTTCGCCACGGTGCGTACGGCGCCCGAGAACGTGCCGATAGTGGAGATGCAGGTGGCGGACTCACCGAGCCTCGACCGTTTCGGCAGGCAGCGGCTGCGCGAGAGCGCGGTACGGGTCGCGGGCGCGCTCTCCGAGAGCGTGCGCCGTGACACCCGTACTATCCTTGTGCGTTCATATGACTCCGTCACGCTCGAGCTGTCCGGAGGCCGGACCGTGCTGTGGGGCAGCGCGGAGCGGGGCGCGGCGAAGTCGAAGGCGCTCGCGGCGGTCATGAAAGCGGAGCGCGATGCGCGGTACTTCGACGTCAGCGTTCCCAGCGCCCCCGCGGCGTCGTCGAGTTGA
- the murG gene encoding undecaprenyldiphospho-muramoylpentapeptide beta-N-acetylglucosaminyltransferase, which produces MHVVLAGGGTAGHIEPALALADALRRRDPTVGITALGTERGLETRLVPERGYELALIPAVPLPRKPTPELITVPGRLRGTIRAAEEVLERTKADCVVGFGGYVALPGYLAAKRRGVPIVVHEANARPGLANKIGSRYTKFVAVSTPDSKLRHANYIGIPLRRSIATLDRGAVRAEGCAAFGLNPNLPTLLVSGGSQGARRLNEVIESVAPYLQRSGVQILHVVGPKNELPQVDNMPGMPPYVPVPYVDRMDLAYAAADMMLCRAGAMTVAELSAVGLPAAYVPLPIGNGEQRLNAQPVVKAGGGLLVDDAELTADWVRQEVLPVLTNRQRLHEMSWAAAEFGRRDADELLVGMVYQAVDGRRGS; this is translated from the coding sequence GTGCATGTCGTACTCGCCGGTGGGGGGACCGCCGGCCACATCGAGCCCGCGCTCGCCCTCGCCGACGCCCTGCGCAGGCGGGACCCCACGGTGGGCATCACGGCGCTCGGTACCGAGCGCGGGCTCGAGACCAGGCTGGTCCCGGAGCGCGGCTACGAACTGGCGCTGATCCCCGCGGTCCCGCTGCCGCGCAAGCCCACGCCGGAGCTGATCACCGTCCCCGGACGGCTGCGCGGGACCATCAGGGCCGCCGAGGAGGTGCTGGAGCGCACGAAGGCCGACTGCGTCGTCGGCTTCGGCGGCTACGTCGCCCTGCCCGGCTATCTGGCGGCCAAGCGCCGCGGCGTGCCGATCGTGGTGCACGAGGCCAACGCCCGCCCCGGCCTTGCCAACAAGATCGGCTCGCGCTACACGAAGTTCGTCGCGGTCTCCACGCCGGACAGCAAGCTGCGGCACGCGAACTACATCGGCATCCCGCTGCGCCGCTCCATCGCCACCCTGGACCGCGGCGCCGTGCGCGCCGAGGGGTGCGCCGCGTTCGGGCTCAACCCCAACCTGCCGACGCTGCTGGTCTCCGGCGGCTCGCAGGGCGCCCGGCGGCTGAACGAGGTCATCGAGTCGGTGGCGCCGTACCTCCAGCGCTCCGGCGTGCAGATCCTGCACGTCGTCGGGCCGAAGAACGAGCTGCCGCAGGTCGACAATATGCCCGGCATGCCGCCGTACGTTCCCGTGCCCTACGTGGACCGGATGGATCTCGCCTACGCCGCGGCCGACATGATGCTCTGCCGCGCCGGCGCGATGACGGTCGCCGAACTCTCCGCGGTCGGGCTCCCGGCCGCGTACGTTCCGCTGCCCATCGGCAACGGCGAGCAGCGGCTCAACGCGCAGCCGGTGGTCAAGGCCGGCGGCGGGCTGCTGGTCGACGACGCGGAGCTGACGGCGGATTGGGTGCGCCAGGAGGTGCTGCCGGTGCTCACCAACCGCCAGCGGCTGCACGAGATGTCCTGGGCCGCCGCGGAGTTCGGCCGGAGGGATGCCGACGAACTCCTCGTCGGCATGGTGTACCAGGCTGTGGACGGCCGGCGGGGATCATAG
- the ftsW gene encoding putative lipid II flippase FtsW: protein MSRADQERRARRPAAARGAASKTPPRPARGGTRSVPAARPARGGGVGPAGLRRFARRVRRAWDRPLTAYYLLLGGSLLITVLGLVMVFSASQIEALNSGLASTYYFRKQLVAATLGTILLLVAARMPIRLHRALAYPVLAMSLFLMALVQVPGIGQSVNGNTNWLNFGGPFQLQPSEFGKLALVMWGADLLARKQDKKLLTQWKHMLVPLAPVAMVLLGLIMLGGDMGTAMILGAILLGLLWVAGAPTRLFATVIAVGATLTVVLFTSSPHRMDRLRCIGATEPGPGDVCWQGLHGIYALASGGWFGSGLGASMEKWGELPEPHTDFIFAVTGEELGLAGTLSVLALFAALGYAGIRVAGRTEDAFVRYAAGGVTAWIMAQVVINIGAVLGLLPIAGVPLPLFSYGGSALLPAMFAVGLLIAFAREEPAARAALAMRPAGVLQSARRVLAGKRPESTARRARKTR from the coding sequence ATGAGCAGAGCGGACCAGGAGCGGCGCGCGCGGCGGCCCGCTGCCGCGCGCGGCGCGGCGTCGAAAACCCCGCCGCGGCCCGCCCGCGGCGGGACGCGTTCCGTCCCCGCGGCCCGCCCGGCCCGAGGAGGGGGCGTGGGGCCCGCCGGCCTGCGCCGGTTCGCGCGCCGCGTGCGCCGGGCCTGGGACCGGCCGCTCACCGCGTACTACCTGCTGCTCGGCGGCAGTCTGCTGATCACCGTGCTGGGTCTGGTGATGGTTTTCTCCGCCTCCCAGATCGAGGCGCTCAACAGCGGCCTGGCGTCCACGTACTACTTCCGCAAGCAGCTCGTCGCCGCCACCCTCGGCACCATCCTGCTGCTCGTCGCGGCCCGCATGCCGATCCGGCTGCACCGCGCGCTGGCGTACCCGGTCCTGGCGATGTCGCTGTTCCTCATGGCGCTGGTGCAGGTGCCGGGGATAGGGCAGTCGGTCAACGGCAACACCAACTGGCTGAACTTCGGCGGCCCGTTCCAGCTCCAGCCCAGCGAGTTCGGCAAGCTGGCGCTGGTGATGTGGGGCGCCGACCTGCTGGCGCGTAAACAGGACAAGAAGCTGCTCACCCAGTGGAAGCACATGCTGGTGCCGCTGGCGCCGGTCGCGATGGTGCTGCTCGGCCTCATCATGCTCGGCGGCGACATGGGCACCGCGATGATCCTGGGCGCGATCCTGCTGGGCCTGCTGTGGGTCGCCGGCGCCCCGACCCGGCTGTTCGCCACCGTGATCGCGGTCGGCGCGACGCTGACCGTCGTGCTGTTCACCTCCAGCCCGCACCGGATGGACCGGCTGCGCTGCATCGGCGCCACCGAGCCGGGCCCCGGAGACGTCTGCTGGCAGGGCCTGCACGGCATCTACGCCCTGGCGTCCGGCGGCTGGTTCGGATCGGGACTCGGCGCGAGTATGGAAAAATGGGGCGAACTCCCGGAACCGCACACCGACTTCATCTTCGCCGTGACCGGGGAGGAACTCGGCCTGGCGGGGACGCTGTCGGTGCTGGCACTCTTCGCGGCTCTAGGCTATGCGGGTATCCGCGTGGCCGGACGTACGGAGGACGCCTTCGTAAGGTACGCCGCGGGGGGCGTGACCGCCTGGATCATGGCGCAGGTCGTGATCAACATCGGTGCGGTCCTGGGGTTGCTGCCCATCGCCGGCGTCCCGCTCCCGCTGTTCTCCTACGGAGGCTCCGCCCTGCTGCCGGCGATGTTCGCCGTGGGGTTGCTGATCGCGTTCGCGCGCGAGGAACCCGCGGCGCGGGCGGCGCTGGCCATGCGGCCCGCGGGGGTGCTGCAGTCTGCTAGAAGAGTGCTCGCCGGAAAAAGGCCGGAGAGCACGGCCAGGAGAGCCAGGAAAACAAGGTGA
- the murD gene encoding UDP-N-acetylmuramoyl-L-alanine--D-glutamate ligase, translating into MSEFEGRRVTVAGLGVSGGPAARALHRLGAEVTVVDGADHDRARAQAAELEPLGVTVRLGDGDTLPEGTELVVTTPGWQPSAPLFAAAEAAGVPVWGDVELAWRLRATSPGGRPPAEWLAITGTNGKTTAVKMLAAMLAAAGLRTAAVGNIGVPLVDVVTGHGPYADLDVLAVELSSYQLHWATSVRAHSAAVLNLAPDHLDWHGSMEAYAADKGRIYEGNRVACVYNAADPVTEELVRKADVEEGCRAVGFTLGAPAPGQLGVVDGLLVDRAFVPDPQRTAQELAAVADVQPPAPHNVANALAAAALARAYGAGPAAVREGLRAFRPEPHRIERVAEIGGVTYVDDSKATNTHATEASLAAYDGIVWIAGGLAKGATFDDLVAGAAKRLRAAVLLGRDRALIAGALARQAPEVPVVDIARTDSGAMAVAVAEAARLAREGDTVLLAPACASMDMFTNYNVRGEVFTAAVHELAADGA; encoded by the coding sequence ATGAGCGAGTTCGAGGGCCGCCGTGTGACCGTCGCGGGGCTCGGGGTCAGCGGCGGCCCCGCCGCCCGCGCGCTGCACCGGCTCGGCGCGGAGGTCACCGTCGTCGACGGCGCTGACCACGACCGGGCCCGGGCGCAGGCCGCGGAGCTGGAGCCGCTCGGCGTGACCGTCCGCCTCGGCGACGGCGACACCCTGCCCGAGGGCACGGAACTGGTCGTCACCACGCCCGGATGGCAGCCCTCCGCCCCGCTGTTCGCCGCCGCCGAGGCGGCCGGGGTGCCGGTCTGGGGCGACGTCGAGCTGGCCTGGCGGCTGCGCGCCACCTCGCCCGGGGGCCGGCCGCCCGCCGAGTGGCTGGCGATCACCGGCACCAACGGCAAGACCACCGCGGTGAAGATGCTCGCCGCCATGCTCGCCGCCGCCGGGCTGCGCACCGCCGCCGTGGGCAACATCGGCGTCCCGCTCGTCGACGTCGTCACCGGCCACGGCCCGTACGCGGACCTCGACGTGCTCGCCGTCGAGCTGTCCAGCTACCAGCTCCACTGGGCCACTTCCGTACGCGCCCACTCCGCCGCCGTCCTCAACCTCGCGCCCGACCACCTCGACTGGCACGGCTCCATGGAGGCGTACGCCGCCGACAAGGGCCGCATCTACGAGGGCAACCGGGTGGCGTGCGTCTACAACGCCGCCGACCCGGTCACCGAGGAACTGGTGCGCAAGGCCGACGTCGAGGAGGGCTGCCGCGCGGTCGGGTTCACCCTCGGCGCGCCCGCCCCCGGGCAGCTCGGAGTGGTCGACGGGCTGCTGGTGGACCGGGCGTTCGTGCCGGACCCGCAGCGCACCGCGCAGGAGCTGGCCGCCGTCGCCGACGTCCAGCCGCCCGCCCCGCACAACGTCGCCAACGCCCTTGCCGCCGCGGCCCTCGCGCGCGCGTACGGCGCCGGGCCCGCGGCCGTACGCGAGGGGCTGCGCGCCTTCCGCCCCGAGCCGCACCGCATCGAACGCGTCGCCGAGATCGGCGGCGTGACGTATGTGGACGACTCCAAGGCCACCAACACCCACGCCACCGAAGCCTCGCTGGCCGCGTACGACGGGATCGTCTGGATCGCCGGCGGTCTCGCCAAGGGCGCCACCTTCGACGACCTCGTCGCTGGCGCGGCGAAGCGGCTGCGCGCGGCGGTGCTGCTGGGCCGGGACCGGGCGCTGATCGCCGGGGCGCTGGCGCGGCAGGCGCCGGAGGTGCCGGTGGTGGACATCGCGCGGACGGACTCCGGCGCGATGGCGGTGGCCGTCGCCGAGGCGGCGCGGCTGGCCCGCGAGGGCGACACCGTGCTGCTGGCGCCGGCCTGCGCGTCGATGGACATGTTCACGAACTACAACGTGCGCGGCGAGGTCTTCACCGCCGCCGTACACGAACTCGCCGCCGACGGGGCCTAG
- the mraY gene encoding phospho-N-acetylmuramoyl-pentapeptide-transferase: protein MRQILFSGALGLFLSLLGTPLLIKLLARRGYGQYIRDDGPQAHHSKRGTPSMGGIAFILATIIAYAITKVVTSSSPTYSGLLVLFLMAGLGLVGFLDDYIKIIKQRSLGLRAKAKMLGQFIVGIAFAVLSLNFEDARELTPASTKLSFTQDFGWSIGPVLFVIWALFMILAMSNGVNLTDGLDGLATGASVMVFGAYVFIGVWQYQESCINADTLTNPAACYDVRDPLDLAVVASALMGACFGFLWWNTSPAKIFMGDTGSLALGGALAGLAIASRTELLLAILGGLFVLITLSVVIQVGSFRMTGKRVFRMAPLQHHFELKGWSEVLVVVRFWIIQGMCVIVGLGIFYAGWAARR from the coding sequence ATGAGGCAGATCCTCTTCTCCGGGGCCCTCGGGCTCTTCCTCTCCCTCCTCGGCACTCCGCTGCTGATCAAGCTCCTGGCCCGGCGCGGCTACGGGCAGTACATCCGGGACGACGGGCCGCAGGCGCACCACAGCAAGCGCGGTACGCCCAGCATGGGCGGCATCGCGTTCATCCTGGCCACGATCATCGCGTACGCGATCACCAAGGTGGTCACCAGCAGTTCGCCCACGTACTCCGGGCTGCTGGTGCTCTTCCTCATGGCCGGCCTGGGCCTGGTCGGCTTCCTCGACGACTACATCAAGATCATCAAGCAGCGCAGCCTGGGCCTGCGGGCCAAGGCGAAGATGCTCGGCCAGTTCATCGTCGGCATCGCCTTCGCGGTGCTGTCGCTGAACTTCGAGGACGCCCGCGAGCTGACACCGGCGTCCACGAAGCTCTCCTTCACCCAGGACTTCGGCTGGTCGATCGGCCCGGTGCTCTTCGTCATCTGGGCGCTGTTCATGATCCTGGCGATGTCCAACGGCGTGAACCTCACCGACGGCCTGGACGGCCTCGCCACCGGCGCCTCGGTGATGGTCTTCGGCGCGTACGTCTTCATCGGCGTGTGGCAGTACCAGGAGTCCTGCATCAACGCCGACACCCTCACCAACCCGGCCGCCTGCTACGACGTACGCGACCCGCTCGACCTGGCCGTCGTCGCCTCCGCGCTGATGGGCGCGTGCTTCGGCTTCCTGTGGTGGAACACCTCGCCCGCGAAGATCTTCATGGGCGACACCGGCTCGCTGGCCCTCGGCGGCGCCCTCGCCGGCCTGGCCATCGCCTCCCGCACCGAACTGCTCCTCGCCATCCTCGGCGGCCTGTTCGTCCTCATCACGCTCTCGGTGGTGATCCAGGTCGGCTCGTTCCGGATGACCGGGAAACGCGTCTTCAGAATGGCGCCACTACAGCACCACTTCGAGCTGAAAGGCTGGAGCGAAGTGCTCGTGGTGGTCAGATTCTGGATCATCCAGGGCATGTGCGTGATCGTCGGCCTGGGCATCTTCTACGCCGGCTGGGCGGCCAGAAGGTGA
- the murF gene encoding UDP-N-acetylmuramoyl-tripeptide--D-alanyl-D-alanine ligase: MIPLSLAEVAELTGGELHGVPDPQALVTRPVVIDSRQAEPGSLFAAFTGEHVDGHDYAALAVAAGATGVLGTRPVEGVPTVVVSSVPPALSALAKHVVARLDETLTALIALTGSSGKTSTKDLLAQLLQRLGPTVYTHGSFNNEIGHPVTALQAAPDTRYLLLEMGARGLGHIRDLAEVTPPRIGLVLNVGTAHIGEFGGREQIAAAKGELVEALPAGADGGVAVLNADDPLVRAMASRTRARIIYYGEAPEADVRAADVRLTEDGRPEFTLHTPAGSAGVIMRLYGEHHVSNALAAAAVAYELGMPPARIAEALSAAEALSGRRMEVRRRPDGVTVVNDAYNANPESTRAALRALAAMGRGSTVPGGRTFAVLGAMAELGDHAMVEHDGVGRLAVRLGISKLVAVGRQEAAWLDMGAKNEGSWGEESVHVSDVDAAVDLMRGELRPGDVVLVKASRSEALWRVAEALLEEGAAR; encoded by the coding sequence GTGATTCCGCTGAGCCTCGCCGAGGTCGCCGAGCTGACCGGCGGCGAGCTGCACGGCGTGCCGGATCCGCAGGCGCTGGTCACCCGCCCCGTGGTCATCGACTCGCGGCAGGCGGAGCCGGGCAGCCTCTTCGCCGCGTTCACCGGCGAGCACGTCGACGGGCACGACTACGCCGCCCTCGCCGTCGCCGCCGGCGCCACCGGCGTCCTGGGCACCCGCCCGGTCGAGGGCGTGCCGACCGTCGTGGTCAGCTCCGTGCCCCCGGCGCTCAGCGCACTGGCCAAGCACGTCGTCGCCCGCCTCGACGAGACCCTCACCGCGCTCATCGCGCTCACCGGCTCCTCGGGCAAGACGTCCACCAAGGACCTCCTCGCCCAACTGCTGCAGCGCCTCGGCCCGACGGTCTACACCCACGGTTCCTTCAACAACGAGATCGGCCATCCGGTCACGGCCCTCCAGGCCGCCCCCGACACCCGGTACCTGCTGCTGGAGATGGGCGCGCGCGGCCTCGGCCACATCCGCGATCTCGCGGAGGTGACGCCGCCGCGCATCGGGCTCGTCCTCAACGTCGGCACCGCGCACATCGGCGAGTTCGGCGGCCGGGAGCAGATCGCCGCGGCCAAGGGCGAGCTGGTGGAGGCGCTGCCGGCGGGGGCGGACGGCGGGGTCGCGGTGCTCAACGCCGACGATCCCCTCGTCCGCGCGATGGCGTCCCGTACCCGGGCGCGCATCATCTACTACGGCGAGGCGCCCGAGGCGGACGTACGGGCCGCCGACGTCCGGCTCACCGAAGACGGGCGGCCGGAATTCACCCTGCACACGCCTGCCGGCAGCGCCGGTGTGATCATGCGGCTGTACGGTGAGCACCACGTGTCGAACGCGCTTGCCGCCGCCGCCGTCGCGTACGAGCTGGGCATGCCCCCGGCGCGGATCGCCGAGGCGCTCTCCGCCGCCGAGGCCCTGTCCGGCCGGCGCATGGAGGTCAGGCGGCGGCCGGACGGCGTGACGGTCGTCAACGACGCGTACAACGCCAACCCCGAGTCCACGCGGGCCGCGCTGCGCGCGCTCGCCGCCATGGGCCGGGGCAGCACGGTGCCGGGGGGCCGGACGTTCGCCGTGCTGGGCGCGATGGCCGAGCTGGGCGACCACGCCATGGTCGAGCACGACGGCGTGGGCCGGCTGGCCGTCCGCCTGGGCATCAGCAAGCTCGTGGCAGTGGGCCGGCAGGAGGCCGCCTGGCTGGACATGGGCGCGAAGAACGAGGGTTCGTGGGGTGAGGAGTCGGTGCACGTGTCCGACGTCGACGCGGCTGTCGACCTGATGCGCGGCGAGCTGCGGCCGGGAGATGTCGTGCTCGTCAAGGCGTCCAGATCCGAGGCGCTGTGGCGCGTGGCGGAAGCGCTGCTCGAGGAGGGCGCCGCCCGATGA
- a CDS encoding UDP-N-acetylmuramoyl-L-alanyl-D-glutamate--2,6-diaminopimelate ligase, which translates to MPHPDQSPQEASGAPAKHPGAPRPAEVDPVPLTELADRLGTGVTGEAGGVTVTGITHDSRAVRPGDVYAALPGARLHGADFAAQAADLGAAAVLTDPAGLERAAGTGLPVLVVGDPRGRMGELAAAVYGEPGRDLLQLGVTGTSGKTTTAYLVEGGLRAAAEKDGAGLTGLIGTVEMRIGDERLKSERTTPEATDLQALFAVMRQRGVASVAMEVSSHALVLGRVDGVLFDVAVFTNLSPEHLDFHTDMEDYYRAKAQLFTPARSRAGVVNIDDEYGMRLAEEAAAPEGGGSYPVTTYSAEGHPDADWRAEDVEIGVLGSTFTAVGPGGIAIPAEAPLPGTFNVSNTLAAIAALVTAGIDPATAAGGVAAVPGVPGRLERVDAGQGYLAVVDYAHKPDALESVLWALRKVTENRLHVVVGCGGDRDPHKRGPMGAAAARLADTAVLTSDNPRSEDPLAILAAMLAGAAEVPVYERGDVLVEADRAGAIAIAVARAGAGDTVLIAGKGHEQGQDTAGVVRPFDDRDELRRAIRERAGAGSADPGHPDSAEPAGGVR; encoded by the coding sequence GTGCCCCACCCCGATCAGTCCCCTCAGGAAGCGTCGGGCGCCCCGGCGAAGCATCCGGGGGCGCCCCGCCCCGCCGAGGTCGACCCCGTACCGCTCACGGAGCTGGCCGACCGGCTGGGCACCGGCGTCACCGGCGAGGCCGGGGGCGTCACCGTCACCGGCATCACCCACGACTCCCGCGCCGTACGCCCCGGCGACGTCTACGCCGCGCTGCCCGGCGCCCGGCTGCACGGCGCCGACTTCGCCGCCCAGGCCGCCGACCTCGGCGCCGCCGCGGTGCTCACCGACCCGGCCGGCCTGGAGCGGGCCGCGGGCACCGGGCTGCCGGTGCTGGTCGTCGGCGACCCGCGGGGCCGGATGGGGGAGCTGGCCGCGGCGGTCTACGGCGAGCCGGGCCGGGACCTGCTCCAGCTCGGGGTCACCGGCACGTCGGGCAAGACCACGACCGCGTACCTCGTCGAGGGCGGGCTGCGGGCGGCGGCCGAGAAGGACGGTGCCGGGCTCACCGGCCTCATCGGCACCGTCGAGATGCGCATCGGCGACGAGCGGCTGAAGTCGGAGCGGACCACGCCGGAGGCGACCGACCTCCAGGCGCTCTTCGCCGTCATGCGCCAGCGCGGCGTCGCGTCCGTGGCGATGGAGGTCTCCAGCCACGCGCTGGTGCTCGGCCGGGTCGACGGCGTCCTCTTCGACGTCGCCGTCTTCACCAACCTCAGCCCCGAGCACCTGGACTTCCACACCGACATGGAGGACTACTACCGGGCGAAGGCGCAGCTCTTCACCCCGGCCAGGTCGCGGGCGGGCGTCGTCAACATCGACGACGAGTACGGGATGCGCCTCGCCGAGGAGGCCGCGGCCCCCGAGGGCGGCGGCAGCTACCCCGTGACCACGTACTCCGCCGAGGGCCACCCGGACGCCGACTGGCGCGCCGAGGACGTGGAGATCGGCGTGCTCGGCTCCACCTTCACCGCGGTCGGCCCCGGCGGGATCGCGATCCCCGCCGAGGCCCCGCTGCCCGGCACGTTCAACGTCTCCAACACCCTCGCCGCCATCGCCGCGCTCGTCACCGCCGGCATCGACCCGGCCACCGCCGCGGGCGGCGTGGCCGCCGTGCCGGGCGTGCCGGGCCGGCTGGAGCGGGTCGACGCGGGCCAGGGCTACCTCGCCGTCGTCGACTACGCGCACAAGCCCGACGCGCTGGAGTCCGTGCTGTGGGCGCTGCGCAAGGTCACCGAGAACCGGCTGCACGTCGTCGTCGGCTGCGGCGGCGACCGCGACCCGCACAAGCGCGGCCCCATGGGCGCCGCCGCCGCCCGGCTCGCCGACACCGCGGTGCTCACCTCCGACAACCCCCGCTCCGAGGACCCCCTCGCGATCCTCGCCGCGATGCTCGCCGGCGCCGCGGAGGTGCCGGTCTACGAGCGCGGCGACGTGCTGGTCGAGGCCGACCGGGCGGGCGCCATCGCCATCGCGGTGGCCCGCGCGGGCGCCGGCGACACGGTGCTCATCGCCGGCAAGGGCCACGAGCAGGGCCAGGACACGGCCGGCGTCGTACGGCCCTTCGACGACCGCGACGAGCTGCGCAGGGCGATCCGCGAGCGGGCGGGCGCCGGCTCCGCGGACCCCGGGCACCCGGATTCCGCCGAACCCGCCGGAGGCGTACGGTGA